The following are encoded in a window of Staphylospora marina genomic DNA:
- the bcp gene encoding thioredoxin-dependent thiol peroxidase, which yields MIKEGDKAPEFTLEASSGETVSLSDFRGKVVVLYFYPKDMTPGCTTQACDFRDVHGDFEKLGAVVLGVSRDPVKSHEKFVSKHELPFLLLSDPDARVCEAYGVFKEKNMYGRKVMGIERSTFLIDPEGTVAKVWRKVKVKGHVQEVLEEVRKLSE from the coding sequence TTGATCAAAGAAGGGGACAAGGCGCCCGAATTCACGTTGGAAGCTTCTTCCGGAGAGACCGTTTCCCTGTCGGATTTCCGGGGCAAAGTGGTGGTGCTTTATTTTTATCCCAAGGACATGACGCCGGGATGCACCACCCAGGCTTGTGATTTCCGGGATGTTCACGGAGACTTTGAGAAGCTCGGAGCCGTGGTGCTGGGCGTCAGCCGGGACCCGGTCAAATCCCACGAAAAGTTTGTCAGCAAGCACGAATTGCCGTTTTTGCTTTTGAGCGATCCCGATGCCCGCGTCTGCGAAGCGTACGGGGTGTTCAAGGAAAAGAACATGTACGGCAGAAAAGTGATGGGCATCGAACGCTCCACGTTCCTGATCGATCCGGAGGGCACCGTGGCCAAAGTCTGGCGAAAGGTGAAAGTGAAGGGCCACGTGCAGGAAGTGCTCGAAGAGGTTCGGAAACTGTCTGAATGA
- a CDS encoding spore germination protein, with translation MNRGRCGDGTANISGRGEVWERSTIFLCSKSTTFPARGAINIGNNLNIGNASYSKALGGSSPIGDFSNNADFERNVYIDPDLFDNTNAG, from the coding sequence ATGAATCGCGGACGGTGCGGGGACGGAACTGCGAACATCTCCGGGAGGGGTGAGGTATGGGAACGATCAACAATATTCTTGTGTTCAAAATCAACAACGTTTCCAGCACGGGGTGCGATCAACATCGGCAACAATCTGAACATCGGAAATGCCAGCTACAGCAAGGCACTCGGAGGATCCTCACCGATCGGCGATTTCAGCAACAACGCGGATTTTGAACGGAACGTCTACATTGATCCCGATCTGTTCGACAATACGAATGCGGGGTGA
- a CDS encoding ABC transporter permease, with the protein MYWEVVRIRFLMMLAYRVNYYSGIVIYSLNIGVYYFLWMSVYGGNASLGGFSTVEMATYIAVSWMSRAFYFNNLDREIAQEIRDGTVAIQLIRPYPYLAVKAFQGFGEGLFRLLLFSTPGLLVVSLFLPLDLPGDAGVWTRFALSLILGFLVNVEINLLTGLLAFFVLNNQGLIWSKRVMVDLLSGLIIPVSLYPDWARSILVWLPFQAVSYTPNLVLVKGLEGAAYWQAILVQAAWVIALLVPVWLIWKKARKSLVVQGG; encoded by the coding sequence ATGTATTGGGAAGTGGTGCGCATCCGCTTCCTGATGATGCTGGCATACCGGGTGAACTATTATTCCGGCATTGTCATCTACAGCCTCAACATCGGCGTCTACTACTTCCTCTGGATGTCGGTCTACGGCGGCAATGCTTCGCTCGGCGGGTTCAGCACCGTGGAGATGGCCACTTACATCGCCGTTTCCTGGATGTCCCGCGCTTTTTATTTCAACAATCTGGACCGTGAAATCGCCCAGGAGATCCGGGACGGAACCGTGGCCATCCAGCTGATCCGTCCCTATCCGTATTTGGCGGTCAAAGCGTTTCAGGGGTTCGGGGAAGGCCTGTTCCGGCTTCTCTTGTTCAGCACGCCCGGCTTGCTGGTCGTCTCCCTGTTTCTTCCGCTCGATCTTCCGGGGGACGCGGGAGTGTGGACCCGATTCGCCCTCAGCCTGATTCTCGGATTCCTGGTGAACGTGGAAATCAATCTGCTCACCGGATTGCTCGCTTTTTTCGTCCTGAACAACCAGGGACTGATCTGGTCGAAGCGGGTGATGGTCGATCTTCTGTCGGGTCTGATCATTCCCGTTTCGCTGTACCCCGACTGGGCCCGGTCGATCCTGGTCTGGTTGCCGTTCCAGGCGGTGAGTTACACCCCCAACCTGGTGTTGGTGAAAGGGCTCGAGGGAGCGGCGTATTGGCAGGCCATTCTCGTGCAGGCCGCATGGGTGATCGCACTCCTTGTGCCCGTGTGGCTGATTTGGAAGAAAGCGCGCAAATCGCTGGTTGTGCAGGGGGGATGA
- a CDS encoding ABC transporter ATP-binding protein, with protein MRSVEAKGLTKEFKVYQSRPGLLGAFRDLLDRQYRTVRAVDAIDLSIDQGEMVGYIGENGAGKSTTIKMLTGILEPTSGELKVNGFDPHRQREKFVRTIGVVFGQRSQLWWDIAVQESFRLLGRVYRLPEAEYKKHLDRMIEVLDIRELLDQPVRKLSLGQRMRCELAAALIHRPPLLFLDEPTIGLDVLVKENIRKFLREINREYGTTIMLTTHDLGDIEALCSRVVMLDKGKIIYDGSLDELRRKWGGGKQIMLELSADVPLGKLEALTQGLGVSWESRGNRQVTARLASGDIAVSEVLSRVVRDVPVQEMQIVEPTTEEIVRRIYREGMTIA; from the coding sequence GTGCGTTCCGTGGAAGCGAAAGGATTGACCAAGGAATTCAAGGTCTACCAGAGCCGTCCGGGGCTTCTGGGAGCGTTCCGCGACCTGCTGGATCGCCAATACCGCACGGTTCGCGCGGTGGACGCGATCGATCTTTCCATCGATCAGGGAGAGATGGTGGGATACATCGGTGAAAACGGAGCGGGAAAATCGACCACCATCAAGATGTTGACCGGGATTTTGGAGCCGACGTCCGGGGAGCTCAAAGTGAACGGGTTCGACCCGCATCGGCAAAGGGAGAAATTCGTGCGAACCATCGGTGTCGTGTTCGGGCAGCGCAGCCAGCTGTGGTGGGACATCGCGGTGCAGGAATCGTTCCGTCTCCTGGGACGGGTCTACCGACTTCCGGAAGCCGAATACAAAAAGCATCTGGATCGCATGATCGAGGTGCTGGACATCCGGGAGCTGCTCGACCAGCCGGTGCGCAAACTGAGTCTCGGGCAGCGGATGCGATGCGAATTGGCGGCGGCCCTCATCCACCGTCCTCCGCTTTTGTTCCTGGATGAACCCACCATCGGGCTGGACGTGCTGGTCAAGGAAAACATCCGGAAGTTTCTCCGGGAGATCAACCGGGAATACGGGACCACCATCATGCTGACCACCCACGATCTGGGCGACATCGAAGCGTTGTGTTCAAGGGTGGTCATGCTGGACAAAGGAAAGATCATCTACGACGGCAGCCTGGACGAACTCCGGCGAAAATGGGGCGGCGGCAAGCAAATCATGCTGGAGTTGTCGGCGGATGTTCCGCTCGGGAAGTTGGAGGCTCTCACGCAGGGGCTCGGGGTGAGCTGGGAAAGCCGTGGCAACCGGCAGGTGACCGCCCGTCTGGCGAGCGGGGACATCGCGGTGTCCGAAGTGTTGTCCCGCGTCGTCCGGGACGTTCCGGTGCAGGAAATGCAAATCGTGGAACCGACGACGGAGGAAATCGTGCGCCGGATTTACCGGGAGGGGATGACGATTGCTTAG
- a CDS encoding Hsp20/alpha crystallin family protein — protein MKTRKTAAHPWQELVKRFLGEDFFEDVVEAATRQDPKTDVYHGPGEVIVVMDLPGLENVKSLKIKVEGEQLRVTGRLPSPYEGYQIRMVERKAGEFEKVIPLGATVSSKRVIARYRRGVLELRFRKIPGAQAARESAPWKPNARNGSGMRGNP, from the coding sequence ATGAAAACCCGGAAAACGGCAGCTCATCCCTGGCAGGAGCTGGTAAAGAGGTTTCTCGGTGAGGACTTTTTCGAAGATGTCGTGGAAGCGGCCACGCGACAGGATCCCAAAACGGACGTGTATCACGGCCCGGGAGAAGTGATCGTGGTCATGGACCTGCCGGGGCTGGAAAACGTGAAATCGCTCAAAATCAAGGTGGAAGGGGAGCAATTGCGGGTCACCGGACGTTTGCCGTCTCCCTACGAGGGTTACCAGATCCGAATGGTGGAGCGGAAAGCCGGCGAATTTGAGAAAGTGATTCCTCTGGGAGCGACCGTCAGCAGCAAACGGGTCATCGCCCGTTACCGAAGAGGAGTTCTCGAATTGCGTTTTCGCAAGATCCCGGGGGCGCAAGCGGCAAGGGAGTCGGCTCCGTGGAAACCGAATGCGCGCAACGGATCGGGCATGCGCGGAAATCCGTGA
- a CDS encoding ABC transporter permease, producing MFHLGLFWEYFKQYMKTRLEYRWDFLAEFVTEMLYQLVNLVFILVVFGHTDSLGGWSREEVLFIYGYFMIPWAVFSSFFNLWDFNERYIIRGELDRVLTRPVHSLVQVIMETMSPDSLAGVLTGGIVMGYAAMHLDIDWSWWDPLLLILFTAGGVMIYAGIYTTLTSISLYTDSRSDIQPIVFNISTYGRYPVNIYHRIIRFALTWILPFAFVGFYPASFLLDHDRWMWYALITPGVGAVWLWIGVTVWNRGIRHYRGAGS from the coding sequence ATGTTTCACCTGGGACTTTTTTGGGAGTATTTCAAGCAGTACATGAAAACGAGGCTGGAATACCGCTGGGACTTCCTGGCCGAATTTGTCACCGAAATGCTGTACCAACTGGTCAATCTGGTGTTCATTCTGGTCGTGTTCGGACACACCGACAGCCTGGGCGGATGGAGCCGGGAAGAGGTGCTTTTCATCTACGGGTACTTCATGATTCCTTGGGCGGTTTTTTCATCGTTTTTCAACCTGTGGGATTTCAACGAACGGTACATCATCCGCGGCGAACTGGACCGGGTGCTGACCCGGCCCGTTCACAGCCTGGTGCAGGTGATCATGGAAACCATGTCTCCCGATTCGCTCGCCGGCGTGCTCACCGGCGGCATCGTCATGGGATATGCCGCAATGCACTTGGACATCGACTGGAGCTGGTGGGACCCGCTGCTGCTCATCCTGTTCACGGCGGGAGGCGTCATGATCTATGCGGGCATTTACACCACCCTCACCAGCATCAGTCTGTACACGGACTCCCGTTCGGACATTCAGCCGATCGTCTTCAACATCAGTACGTACGGAAGGTATCCGGTCAACATCTATCACCGGATCATCCGGTTTGCGCTCACCTGGATTTTGCCGTTCGCCTTTGTCGGCTTTTATCCCGCCAGCTTCCTGCTGGATCACGACCGGTGGATGTGGTACGCCCTGATCACTCCGGGCGTGGGAGCGGTCTGGCTCTGGATCGGCGTGACGGTCTGGAACCGGGGCATCCGGCATTACCGGGGAGCCGGCAGCTGA
- the gerPC gene encoding spore germination protein GerPC, with product MYGSGSWESLWYRLYELEKQVRKLAEENKELKEKLENLKPVQIDKVEYKIHDLSIDTLSGTLNVGLTANTDDPALGETIGKWIEKGGTNIMTDESAAEDGQDRED from the coding sequence ATGTACGGATCCGGTTCATGGGAATCCCTCTGGTACCGGCTGTATGAGTTGGAGAAGCAAGTCAGGAAACTGGCGGAGGAAAACAAGGAGCTGAAAGAAAAGCTGGAAAATCTGAAGCCCGTTCAAATCGACAAGGTGGAATACAAGATCCACGATCTTTCCATCGACACGTTGAGCGGCACCCTGAATGTCGGGCTGACCGCAAACACGGACGATCCCGCCCTCGGGGAAACGATCGGCAAGTGGATCGAAAAAGGCGGAACCAACATCATGACGGACGAATCCGCCGCCGAAGACGGACAAGACCGGGAAGACTGA